A region from the Citrobacter koseri ATCC BAA-895 genome encodes:
- a CDS encoding Cu(+)/Ag(+) sensor histidine kinase, producing MVTKRFQRPFSLATRLTFFISLATIASFFAFAWIMIHSVKVHFAEQDINDLKEISATLERILTHPDEPEARRLEILKNVAAGYSNVIISLEDANQRAIFHSPGSPDLRQFIAKATPDSSARNGDVFLLSSPDLQSKRHANGHGTHSAWRMIRLPVGQLADGQPAYTLYMALSIDFHLHYINDLKNKLIMTASLISMMIIFIVLFAVYKGHEPIRSVSRRIQNITSKDLDVRLDPQAVPIELERLVLSFNHMLERIEDVFTRQSNFSADIAHEIRTPITNLVTQTEIALSQTRSQKELEDVLYSNLEEFGRMSKMVSDMLFLAQADNNQLIPEKKALDLADEVHKVFDFFEAWAEEREVRLHFEGRACWVSGDPIMLRRALSNLLSNAMRYTPKGEAVTVRLKEMDRQAQITVENPGAPIAPEHLPRLFDRFYRVDPSRQRKGEGSGIGLAIVKSIVIAHQGTVSVTSDLRATRFILTLPKHGD from the coding sequence ATGGTGACTAAACGCTTTCAGCGCCCTTTCTCGCTGGCGACGCGCCTGACATTTTTCATCAGCCTCGCCACCATTGCCTCTTTTTTCGCGTTTGCCTGGATCATGATTCACTCCGTGAAAGTGCATTTTGCCGAGCAGGATATCAATGACCTGAAAGAGATCAGCGCGACGCTGGAGCGAATCCTCACACATCCCGACGAACCGGAAGCGCGTCGGCTGGAAATCCTAAAAAACGTTGCCGCCGGTTACTCGAACGTCATCATTTCGCTGGAAGATGCCAACCAGCGGGCGATTTTTCACTCTCCCGGTTCGCCTGATCTTCGCCAGTTTATCGCCAAAGCCACGCCGGATAGCAGCGCACGTAACGGCGATGTCTTTTTGTTGTCCAGCCCGGACTTACAAAGCAAGAGGCACGCTAACGGGCACGGTACTCATTCCGCATGGCGCATGATTCGCCTGCCGGTCGGGCAACTCGCAGACGGGCAACCGGCCTACACGCTCTATATGGCGTTATCGATCGACTTCCATCTGCACTATATTAACGATCTGAAAAATAAGCTGATTATGACGGCTTCGCTGATTAGCATGATGATCATTTTTATTGTGCTGTTCGCCGTCTACAAAGGCCATGAACCGATTCGCAGCGTCAGCCGCCGGATTCAAAATATTACGTCGAAAGACCTCGATGTGCGTCTTGACCCGCAGGCCGTTCCGATTGAGCTGGAGCGGCTGGTGCTCTCGTTTAACCATATGCTTGAACGCATTGAGGATGTTTTTACCCGCCAGTCGAATTTCTCTGCGGATATCGCCCATGAAATTCGCACCCCGATTACGAACCTGGTGACGCAAACAGAGATTGCGCTAAGCCAGACCCGCAGCCAAAAAGAGCTGGAAGACGTACTCTACTCCAACCTCGAAGAGTTTGGCCGTATGTCGAAGATGGTAAGCGACATGCTGTTTCTGGCTCAGGCCGACAATAACCAGCTCATCCCGGAGAAAAAGGCGCTCGACCTGGCGGATGAAGTCCACAAAGTGTTCGACTTTTTTGAAGCCTGGGCGGAAGAACGCGAAGTGCGTTTGCATTTTGAAGGACGCGCGTGTTGGGTATCCGGCGATCCCATCATGTTACGCAGAGCGCTCAGCAACTTGCTGTCTAACGCCATGCGCTACACCCCGAAAGGCGAAGCCGTCACCGTGCGGCTCAAAGAAATGGACAGACAGGCGCAGATTACCGTTGAAAATCCCGGCGCCCCCATTGCGCCAGAACATTTACCGCGCCTGTTTGACCGCTTCTACCGGGTTGACCCTTCCCGACAGCGTAAGGGCGAAGGCAGCGGAATTGGGCTGGCGATTGTGAAATCAATCGTCATCGCCCATCAGGGAACCGTGTCCGTAACGTCCGATCTGCGCGCAACGCGCTTTATTCTGACATTGCCGAAACATGGCGATTGA
- the fimW gene encoding fimbria biosynthesis transcriptional regulator FimW — MLSVAIKEQNSHFEHGLKIIMTRLTHQWHQKIQFLPADDIDKADIAFLSLDEDWFSAGCYQIPVHTRHQQRVIICNEYDKDKLMFRPCLYMLPHIYREDDVDEITKKMVLILRKRALRRSVPPSVCHYCTTRHFSILERQFLKMVARGHRLSEIAVLLSLSEEQTKSIRRSIMKKLHVKNEQQFLNYIRVNLGFLQE, encoded by the coding sequence ATGCTGAGTGTCGCCATAAAAGAACAAAATAGCCATTTCGAACACGGTCTTAAAATCATCATGACTCGTCTGACTCATCAGTGGCATCAGAAAATTCAATTTCTACCTGCTGATGATATAGACAAAGCGGATATCGCATTTTTATCGCTGGATGAAGACTGGTTTAGTGCCGGATGTTATCAGATACCGGTACATACCCGGCACCAGCAGAGAGTCATTATTTGTAATGAATACGATAAAGACAAACTTATGTTCAGGCCGTGTCTCTATATGCTGCCGCATATTTACCGGGAGGACGATGTTGATGAGATAACCAAAAAGATGGTGCTTATCTTGCGTAAACGGGCACTTCGCCGCAGCGTTCCCCCTTCTGTTTGCCATTACTGTACGACTCGCCATTTCTCCATTCTGGAACGCCAGTTTTTAAAGATGGTCGCCCGCGGGCACCGGTTAAGCGAAATTGCTGTACTTCTTTCGCTGAGCGAAGAACAAACCAAATCAATTCGCCGCAGCATCATGAAGAAACTGCACGTAAAAAATGAACAGCAGTTCTTAAATTACATCAGAGTTAACCTGGGTTTTCTGCAAGAATAG
- a CDS encoding EAL domain-containing protein, whose product MATRPVLQGNILDSATLRTQKERPFCWEYPLKLEPIVHLSSARTFGYEVLTQVPFHVNTEHFFHHLSSEKIVANFYQQVATITHYPKGVHYFLNLPLKVFLHLDFFNSGVTSCPSNLILEIQDPETLFSLNSRQRSQLYEKIKQVESIGIPVWLDDVDENLIKEVAAARWRFSGLKLDKNAFWDLILHPQKLRQVIFMGYNIADVILIEGIENHAQKEIAFHSGAQLGQGYLWPALLQNKE is encoded by the coding sequence GTGGCAACTCGCCCGGTATTACAGGGAAATATTCTTGACTCTGCAACATTGCGCACTCAAAAGGAACGTCCTTTTTGTTGGGAATATCCTTTAAAGCTTGAGCCGATAGTCCATTTATCTTCTGCCCGCACCTTTGGCTATGAAGTTCTGACTCAGGTTCCTTTTCATGTCAATACTGAGCATTTTTTTCACCACCTCTCGTCAGAAAAAATAGTGGCGAATTTTTATCAGCAAGTCGCCACTATTACGCATTATCCCAAAGGCGTACATTATTTTCTTAATTTACCGCTAAAGGTATTTTTACACCTGGATTTTTTTAATTCAGGAGTAACCTCCTGCCCATCCAATCTGATCCTTGAAATCCAGGACCCAGAAACGCTTTTTTCACTTAATAGCCGCCAGCGTTCCCAACTCTATGAAAAAATAAAACAGGTTGAGTCTATCGGAATTCCCGTCTGGCTGGATGATGTCGATGAAAATTTGATCAAAGAAGTGGCTGCCGCCCGCTGGCGTTTTAGTGGTCTGAAACTGGATAAAAATGCGTTCTGGGATCTAATTCTGCATCCTCAGAAACTGCGCCAGGTGATTTTTATGGGGTATAACATTGCAGATGTCATACTCATTGAAGGTATTGAAAATCATGCGCAAAAAGAAATTGCTTTTCATTCTGGCGCCCAATTAGGCCAGGGATACTTATGGCCCGCGCTTTTGCAAAACAAAGAGTAG
- the fimY gene encoding fimbria biosynthesis regulator FimY, with protein MRSALRKERHRRLRNTDCTHHYHHLEPQVFDRLEYLTQRLNYALPDNTISQVIITTDNYLGYTLNRYLFSGKRTAVFSSLESPSRRLEETGIRQLIVDMAGLAVSCYETLERLRLLIRERSDIQVYLLVPDKDVSLTRFMQKAGKFYILQRRQNLSSLRNALLSPPSVQNTDSTFSHTDWKIISALSQGMSLKEIALLLNTPYHRVIYRLNQLITQLDLPHRHSLLYLIHRLSVTSLHLI; from the coding sequence ATGCGCAGCGCACTTCGCAAAGAAAGACATCGCCGTTTAAGAAATACCGATTGCACTCACCACTACCATCACCTTGAACCACAGGTATTTGATCGTCTGGAATATCTGACCCAACGTCTCAATTATGCCCTACCGGACAATACAATCTCTCAGGTTATTATCACGACGGATAACTATCTCGGATATACACTGAATCGCTATTTATTTTCTGGAAAACGCACGGCGGTGTTCAGCTCTCTGGAATCACCCTCACGCAGGCTGGAAGAGACGGGCATCAGACAATTGATTGTTGATATGGCTGGACTGGCGGTCTCCTGCTACGAAACGCTTGAGCGATTACGCCTGCTTATCCGAGAGCGAAGCGATATCCAGGTTTACTTACTGGTGCCGGATAAGGATGTTAGTCTGACGCGTTTTATGCAAAAAGCCGGTAAGTTTTATATTCTGCAACGTCGCCAGAATCTCTCATCATTACGTAACGCCTTATTATCTCCCCCCTCCGTTCAAAATACTGATAGCACCTTTAGCCATACTGACTGGAAGATCATTTCCGCGTTATCTCAGGGTATGTCTTTAAAGGAAATCGCGCTTTTACTCAATACGCCTTATCACCGGGTGATCTACCGACTCAATCAACTTATTACTCAGTTGGATCTGCCGCATCGACACAGTTTGCTGTATCTGATACATCGCCTTAGCGTCACTTCTCTTCACTTAATTTAA
- the fimZ gene encoding fimbria biosynthesis transcriptional regulator FimZ: MKPASVIIMDEHPIVRMSIEVLLEKNSNIQVVLKTDDNRTAVDYLRTYPVDLVILDIELPGTDGFTLLKRIKSIQENTKILFLSSKSESFYAGRAIRAGANGFVSKRKDLNDIYNAVKMILSGYSFFPSETLNFISNTSSRKGEHNDMPLSNREVTVLRYLANGLSNKEIAEQLLLSNKTISAHKANIFSKLGLHTIVELIDYAKVHDLL, translated from the coding sequence ATGAAACCTGCATCCGTTATCATTATGGACGAACACCCTATTGTCAGAATGTCGATAGAAGTGCTTCTCGAAAAGAATAGTAATATCCAGGTTGTCCTGAAAACCGATGACAATCGTACCGCGGTAGATTATCTGCGCACATATCCTGTGGATCTGGTCATCCTGGATATAGAGCTGCCGGGTACAGATGGATTTACACTGCTTAAACGAATCAAATCAATACAAGAAAATACCAAAATTCTTTTCTTGTCGTCTAAATCTGAATCTTTTTATGCCGGGAGAGCTATCCGGGCAGGCGCAAACGGATTTGTCAGTAAAAGAAAGGATCTCAATGATATTTATAACGCAGTGAAAATGATCTTATCAGGATATTCTTTTTTTCCTTCAGAGACGCTAAATTTTATCAGTAATACCAGTTCACGAAAAGGTGAGCACAATGATATGCCGCTCTCAAACAGGGAGGTTACGGTACTGCGCTATCTCGCCAACGGTTTATCGAATAAAGAAATCGCAGAGCAGCTCTTGCTGAGTAACAAAACCATCAGCGCGCATAAAGCGAACATCTTTTCGAAACTCGGCCTGCATACCATTGTTGAGCTTATTGATTACGCGAAGGTACACGACTTGCTGTGA
- the sfmF gene encoding fimbria assembly protein — MRLLLAIFCSVLLSPLCRADTALGEINIELRGNVVDFTCTAVTGDSNKTVELGTWPTKQLKTSGDTTQPVPFSIKLEGCPPGAASMTFSGTPAAGTSLLALDDAVMAQKVAIEIRDSDRSRLPLEQASQSVSVDENGNATLTFYANYIALADGVQPGVAKADATFMINYN; from the coding sequence ATGAGACTTTTGCTGGCTATTTTTTGCAGCGTGTTGCTAAGCCCGCTTTGCCGGGCTGACACCGCTCTGGGCGAGATTAATATTGAACTGCGCGGTAATGTTGTGGACTTCACCTGCACCGCAGTGACCGGTGACAGTAACAAAACGGTCGAGCTGGGCACCTGGCCCACGAAGCAGTTGAAAACCAGCGGCGATACCACCCAGCCCGTGCCTTTCAGCATCAAACTTGAGGGCTGCCCGCCGGGCGCGGCGTCGATGACCTTTTCAGGAACGCCAGCGGCGGGGACGTCGCTGCTGGCGCTGGATGATGCGGTCATGGCGCAAAAAGTGGCCATTGAGATCCGCGACAGCGATCGCAGCAGATTACCGCTTGAGCAAGCCAGCCAGTCGGTAAGCGTTGATGAAAACGGTAATGCTACGCTGACGTTTTATGCGAATTACATTGCGTTGGCCGATGGCGTTCAGCCAGGAGTCGCAAAGGCGGATGCGACTTTTATGATCAATTACAACTGA
- the fimH gene encoding type 1 fimbria D-mannose specific adhesin FimH: MKMKSGLLPGAIALLLANPAWATICHNSNGTPTDVFYDLSNVFTSSNNQVGQVVTLPEKSGWVGVQATCPAGTNVDYTFRSYVTELPVQSTEGGFQYLKLNDYLLGAMSITDSAAGLFYPPRNYIRMGTHPNVPKQKPFGVMDSKLIFKLKVIRPFINMVPIPRQTMFSVYVTTSTGDALSTPVYTISYSGKVEVPQSCEVNAGQVVEFDFGDIGAALFSKAGAGNRPEGVTPQTKTVAIKCTNVAAQAYLSMRLEAEKISGQAMVSDNPDLGFIVSDSGGVPLTPNNLASKIPFRLDDSAAASVGIRAWPVSITGSKPTEGPFTARGYLRVDYD; encoded by the coding sequence ATGAAAATGAAATCAGGGTTGTTGCCGGGCGCCATCGCATTATTGCTGGCGAATCCGGCATGGGCGACGATCTGCCATAACTCGAACGGTACGCCGACCGATGTGTTTTACGATCTGTCGAATGTTTTTACCAGCAGCAATAATCAGGTAGGACAGGTGGTGACGCTGCCGGAGAAATCGGGCTGGGTTGGCGTACAGGCGACGTGTCCTGCTGGTACGAATGTGGATTATACCTTTCGAAGCTATGTGACCGAACTTCCCGTGCAAAGTACGGAAGGGGGATTCCAGTATCTCAAGCTCAATGACTACCTGCTGGGGGCGATGAGTATCACCGACAGCGCTGCCGGATTATTTTATCCGCCCCGTAATTATATTCGCATGGGGACGCACCCCAATGTACCGAAACAAAAGCCCTTCGGCGTGATGGACTCTAAGCTGATCTTTAAACTCAAAGTGATACGGCCTTTTATCAACATGGTGCCGATTCCCCGCCAGACCATGTTCTCGGTGTATGTCACCACCAGCACCGGCGATGCCCTGAGCACGCCGGTTTATACCATCAGCTACAGCGGTAAAGTCGAGGTTCCGCAAAGCTGTGAAGTGAATGCCGGGCAGGTTGTGGAATTTGATTTTGGCGATATCGGCGCCGCGCTGTTCAGCAAAGCCGGGGCGGGAAATCGCCCGGAAGGGGTGACGCCGCAGACAAAAACGGTCGCCATAAAATGTACGAACGTCGCGGCGCAGGCCTATTTATCGATGCGTCTGGAGGCGGAGAAAATCTCCGGGCAGGCGATGGTCTCTGATAATCCCGACTTAGGCTTTATCGTTTCCGACAGCGGCGGCGTGCCGCTGACGCCTAACAATCTGGCCAGCAAAATTCCATTCCGTCTGGATGACAGCGCCGCCGCCAGCGTGGGGATACGCGCATGGCCGGTAAGCATCACGGGGAGTAAACCGACGGAAGGGCCTTTTACCGCTCGTGGGTATCTGCGTGTGGATTACGACTAA
- a CDS encoding fimbrial biogenesis usher protein — translation MKKITYLPGSLPGYTPHLTGGALSILAALYPAISHGESYFNPAFLSADAASVADLSRFEKGNHQPPGIYRVDIWRNDEFVATQDIRFETSSTKTGEKSGGLMPCFDLAWIKRLGVNTTAFPALGQSQEETCINLPEAIPGAEIAFDFSSMRLNISLPQASMLNSARGYIPPEEWDEGIPAALINYSFTGSRGTNSDSYFLSLMSGLNYGSWRLRNNGAWSYSKGDGYHSQSWKNIGTWVQRAIIPLKSELVMGDSNTGNDVFDSVGFRGARLYSSDNMYPDSLQGYAPTVRGIARTAAKLTIRQNGYVIYQSYVSPGAFAITDLNPTSSSGDLDVTVDEKDGSQQRYTVPYSTVPLLQREGRMKFDLVAGDFRSGNSQQSSPFFFQGTLIAGLPEGYTAYGGTQLASRYSSVVLGAGRNLGDWGAVSVDVTHARSQLADDSTHQGQSLRFLYAKSLNNYGTNFQLLGYRYSTRGFYTLDDVAYRSMEGYEYEYDSEGKRHKVPVVQSYHNLNYSKKGRFQVNISQNLGDYGSLYISGSQQTYWNTSDANTWYQLGYASGWQGISYSLSWSWNESVGISGTDRILAFNMSVPFSVLTGRRYSRDNALDRTYATFNANRNSNGQNSWQTGIGGTLLDGRNLSYSVNQGHSSTNGYSGSASANWQAAYGTLGVGYNYDRDQHDYNWQLSGGVVGHADGITLSQPLGDTNVLIKAPGAEGVHIENQTGVQTDWRGYAVMPYATVYRYNRVALDTNSMDNHTDVENNVSSVVPTQGALVRAAFDTRIGVRAIVTAKQGDRPVPFGSIVRETASGVTSMAGDDGQIYLSGLPLKGELLIQWGEGANARCVAHYSLPEESLKQAVTLLNATCKRPSS, via the coding sequence ATGAAGAAGATAACGTATCTTCCCGGTTCACTGCCGGGGTATACGCCACATCTGACGGGGGGGGCGTTGTCCATATTGGCGGCGCTCTATCCGGCGATAAGTCATGGCGAAAGTTACTTTAACCCGGCTTTTTTGTCGGCAGATGCTGCGTCCGTGGCAGATTTGTCACGTTTTGAGAAAGGCAATCACCAGCCCCCGGGCATCTATCGGGTGGATATCTGGCGCAACGATGAGTTCGTCGCGACCCAGGATATTCGCTTTGAAACCTCGTCGACGAAAACCGGTGAAAAATCAGGCGGATTAATGCCCTGTTTTGATCTGGCGTGGATCAAAAGGCTGGGGGTAAATACCACCGCCTTTCCTGCGCTTGGGCAAAGCCAGGAGGAGACCTGCATCAATTTGCCAGAGGCGATTCCCGGCGCTGAAATCGCTTTTGATTTTTCCTCAATGCGTTTAAATATCAGTCTTCCGCAGGCGTCAATGCTGAACAGCGCGCGCGGGTATATCCCGCCGGAAGAGTGGGATGAGGGGATTCCCGCCGCGCTTATCAACTACAGTTTTACCGGCAGTCGCGGGACGAACAGCGACAGCTATTTTTTAAGCCTGATGAGCGGCCTGAACTATGGCTCGTGGCGGTTGCGTAACAACGGCGCGTGGAGCTATTCCAAAGGCGACGGATACCACTCGCAAAGCTGGAAAAACATCGGCACCTGGGTACAACGCGCCATTATCCCGTTGAAAAGCGAACTGGTGATGGGGGACAGCAACACCGGCAACGACGTGTTTGACAGCGTGGGCTTTCGCGGGGCGCGACTCTACTCTTCCGACAATATGTACCCTGATAGCCTGCAAGGCTATGCGCCGACCGTGCGTGGGATCGCCCGTACCGCCGCAAAACTGACTATCCGCCAGAACGGCTATGTGATCTATCAGAGCTATGTCTCACCGGGCGCTTTCGCGATCACCGACCTCAACCCAACGTCTTCAAGCGGCGACCTGGACGTGACGGTTGATGAGAAAGACGGCAGTCAGCAGCGCTATACGGTGCCGTACTCCACCGTTCCGCTGTTGCAGCGCGAAGGACGTATGAAGTTCGACCTGGTGGCGGGGGATTTTCGCAGCGGCAATAGCCAGCAATCCTCGCCATTCTTCTTCCAGGGAACGCTGATCGCCGGTCTGCCTGAAGGGTATACCGCTTATGGCGGCACGCAGCTGGCTTCGCGCTACAGCTCGGTGGTGCTGGGGGCCGGACGGAACCTGGGCGACTGGGGCGCGGTTTCGGTAGACGTCACCCACGCCCGCAGCCAACTGGCGGATGACAGCACCCACCAGGGGCAGTCGCTGCGTTTCCTGTACGCCAAGTCGTTGAACAACTACGGCACTAACTTCCAGTTACTGGGCTATCGCTATTCCACGCGCGGATTCTACACGCTTGACGATGTGGCGTACCGCAGTATGGAAGGGTACGAGTATGAATATGACAGCGAAGGTAAGCGTCATAAAGTGCCGGTAGTGCAGAGCTATCACAACCTGAACTACAGCAAAAAAGGCCGATTCCAGGTCAACATTTCACAGAATCTGGGGGATTACGGCTCGCTGTATATCTCCGGCAGTCAGCAAACATACTGGAACACGTCGGATGCCAATACCTGGTATCAACTGGGATATGCCAGCGGCTGGCAAGGGATCAGCTACTCCCTTTCCTGGTCGTGGAATGAATCCGTAGGGATTTCCGGCACCGATCGCATTCTGGCATTCAACATGTCGGTTCCGTTCAGCGTGCTCACCGGGCGACGCTACTCGCGCGACAATGCCCTGGATCGCACCTACGCCACCTTTAACGCGAACCGGAACAGCAATGGACAGAACAGCTGGCAGACCGGCATCGGCGGGACATTGTTAGACGGGCGTAACCTGAGCTACAGCGTGAACCAGGGACACAGCAGCACCAATGGCTACAGCGGCAGCGCCAGCGCGAACTGGCAGGCGGCTTACGGGACGCTCGGCGTGGGGTACAACTACGATCGAGACCAGCATGACTACAACTGGCAGCTGTCTGGCGGCGTGGTCGGTCATGCGGACGGCATCACGCTCAGTCAGCCTTTAGGCGATACCAATGTCCTGATTAAAGCGCCAGGCGCCGAAGGGGTGCATATAGAAAACCAGACCGGGGTGCAAACTGACTGGCGCGGATATGCGGTCATGCCTTATGCCACCGTATATCGCTATAACCGTGTCGCGCTGGATACCAACTCAATGGATAACCACACCGATGTGGAGAATAACGTCAGCAGCGTGGTGCCGACGCAAGGGGCGCTGGTACGCGCTGCCTTTGACACGCGAATCGGCGTGCGCGCAATTGTCACCGCAAAACAGGGCGATCGCCCGGTGCCGTTTGGCTCAATTGTGCGCGAAACCGCCAGCGGCGTCACCAGTATGGCGGGCGATGACGGGCAAATTTATCTGAGCGGACTGCCGCTGAAAGGGGAACTGCTGATTCAGTGGGGAGAGGGAGCGAACGCCCGCTGCGTGGCGCATTATTCCCTGCCTGAAGAGAGCCTGAAGCAGGCGGTGACGCTGCTTAATGCGACCTGTAAACGTCCGTCGTCATGA
- the fimC gene encoding type 1 fimbria chaperone FimC: MLNYIKSGLIIFIALWTSMSAQAAGGIALGATRVIYPADAKQTSLAISNSASKERYLVNSWIENSAGVKEKSFVVTPPLFVSEPKSENTLRIIYAGQPLPADRESLFWMNVKAIPSVDKNSLEGKNVLQLAILSRIKLFVRPANLPQVQEDAPGMLQFSRSGNHLKITNPSAYYLTLVNLKVGNQKVDNVMVAPKNNTQILLPAGAQGSVTFQTVNDYGALTPAKTVSLR, from the coding sequence ATGCTTAATTATATAAAATCAGGCCTTATTATTTTTATTGCCTTATGGACTTCAATGAGTGCGCAGGCGGCCGGGGGAATTGCATTAGGCGCCACCCGCGTTATTTATCCGGCGGACGCCAAACAGACTTCGCTGGCAATTAGCAACAGCGCATCGAAAGAGCGTTATCTGGTTAATTCATGGATTGAGAACAGCGCCGGCGTCAAAGAAAAATCGTTCGTTGTTACACCGCCGCTGTTTGTCAGCGAACCCAAAAGTGAAAACACGCTGCGTATTATTTATGCCGGACAGCCCCTGCCTGCCGATCGGGAGTCTTTGTTCTGGATGAACGTGAAAGCGATACCGTCGGTGGATAAAAACAGCCTTGAAGGCAAAAACGTCCTGCAACTGGCGATCCTGTCGCGCATTAAGCTGTTTGTTCGCCCTGCCAATCTGCCGCAGGTGCAGGAAGACGCGCCAGGAATGCTGCAATTCTCCCGTTCCGGGAACCACCTGAAAATCACCAATCCGTCTGCTTACTATCTCACGCTGGTCAATCTCAAAGTGGGAAATCAGAAGGTTGATAACGTCATGGTCGCGCCGAAGAACAATACCCAGATTCTGCTTCCGGCAGGCGCGCAGGGAAGTGTGACGTTCCAGACGGTAAATGATTACGGTGCGCTGACACCGGCGAAAACGGTTAGCTTGCGCTGA
- the fimI gene encoding type 1 fimbrial protein subunit FimI: MISKGVALVGLICAMPAFAHTVILESGNLHLRGQLVNGACAVNSESQDLRVQMGQYRTNVFSGTGSFAPTSIPFALRLTDCSSEVYSHVGIAFSGVTPAEDPQVFLARSDTAATSGIGLALFDEEQRQIIPNSLPLHYAPILTQEMTFHFTARYRAISENMTPGSIHSDVWFTLVYP, from the coding sequence ATGATTAGCAAAGGCGTGGCGCTGGTGGGGCTGATTTGCGCGATGCCCGCATTCGCGCATACGGTGATACTGGAGAGCGGTAATCTTCACCTGCGGGGCCAGTTGGTAAACGGCGCCTGCGCGGTGAATTCCGAAAGCCAGGATCTCCGTGTACAGATGGGGCAATACCGCACCAATGTCTTTTCTGGCACCGGGAGTTTCGCCCCGACCAGCATTCCTTTCGCGCTGCGATTAACCGATTGTAGTTCAGAGGTTTATAGCCATGTTGGGATCGCTTTTTCCGGTGTGACTCCCGCAGAAGATCCGCAGGTATTCCTGGCGCGCAGCGACACGGCGGCGACCTCCGGTATTGGTCTGGCATTATTTGATGAAGAACAACGGCAAATCATACCCAATTCCTTGCCGCTTCATTATGCCCCTATTTTAACGCAAGAAATGACATTTCATTTCACGGCTCGCTATCGGGCAATCTCGGAAAATATGACGCCGGGAAGTATTCATTCAGATGTGTGGTTTACGCTGGTTTACCCCTGA
- the fimA gene encoding type 1 fimbrial major subunit FimA, giving the protein MKLKLMTSSVIAGLMFAAGAAHADPVSVSGGTVHFEGELVNAACAVSTKSADQTVTLGQYRTASFTAVGDTSAQIPFTIVLNDCDPSVAATAAVAFSGQADGTNDSLLAVVSGDNGTTAGGVGIEILDNTSSPLKPDGATFSTAQALVEGSNTLRFTARYKATAADTTPGQANADATFIMKYE; this is encoded by the coding sequence ATGAAACTTAAATTAATGACCTCTTCCGTTATTGCTGGCCTGATGTTTGCTGCTGGTGCGGCTCATGCCGATCCGGTAAGCGTTAGCGGCGGTACGGTTCACTTCGAAGGTGAGCTGGTCAATGCAGCGTGTGCCGTTAGCACGAAATCTGCCGATCAGACCGTGACCCTGGGCCAGTATCGTACCGCCAGCTTTACCGCTGTTGGCGATACCAGCGCACAGATTCCGTTCACCATTGTACTGAATGACTGCGATCCGAGCGTAGCAGCGACCGCTGCCGTTGCGTTCTCTGGTCAGGCTGACGGTACAAACGACAGCCTGCTGGCAGTCGTGTCTGGTGACAATGGCACCACGGCAGGCGGCGTAGGGATCGAAATTCTTGATAACACCTCTTCTCCGCTGAAGCCAGACGGCGCGACCTTCTCTACGGCTCAGGCGCTGGTAGAAGGTAGCAACACGCTGCGTTTCACCGCGCGTTATAAAGCGACTGCTGCGGACACCACGCCGGGTCAGGCTAACGCCGACGCAACCTTCATCATGAAGTACGAATAA